The following are from one region of the Actinoplanes sp. L3-i22 genome:
- a CDS encoding FtsX-like permease family protein: MGALGRVVRAGVGRRRTQTVVVGLVVLIAVTASVLGATLLVASDAPFDRAFEQQHGAHLTAAFTAGSAQVTATAHTGGASAAAGPFPIAAIHPVDDHGQPLPQVTVVGRADPGGPVDELTLLDGRWASRPGELVLNSDGRFRGNSRAIGRAWTVPDLPGSPTLTIVGVARSISETAGGWVVPGQISAPAGYQMLYRFPGGQVDAGLAAITASVPAGTLTSARSWQDTRRAAAGNTALFVPFLIAFGVLGLVMAVLIVGTVVAGAVSAGTRRIGILKALGFTPRQVVLAYLSQALLPATAGAILGLAAGALLARSLLAKTNDIYGTTDAGVAPWAAGGVLAVILGLVAVTAWVAASRAGRLRTVDALAAGRTPSPGRGRWAARLTGRLPLPRPVTLGLAHPFARPVRSVTIVAAIGFGAAAVTFAAGLAASLTEIQAAGDHGDVQVIGGPHRPAGGLDAAAIAATIAAQPGTAGSCAVASTRVGVTGLADELETLAGSGQRCSYGYRLVAGSWYTGPGQIVVATPFLTATGKRVGDTVTLTFEGRPVSARIAGEVFDTENDGLQILTAAATLGSVEPDQFDVLVTAGTDVDAYAKALNVALQPLSVQAMPVDRGTASLILTINALAGLLTVLLIVVAALGVLNTVVLETRERVHDLGVHKALGMAPRQTIAMVVASVVVLGVAGGLAGTPAGVLLQRAIVTRMGDTAGFRLPASVLDVYRPGQLLLFAAGGLLIAVAGALLPAGWAARTSTAAALRTE, encoded by the coding sequence ATGGGCGCGCTGGGCCGGGTGGTCCGCGCCGGCGTGGGCCGCCGGCGGACGCAGACCGTCGTCGTCGGGCTGGTCGTGCTGATCGCGGTGACCGCGTCGGTGCTCGGCGCGACCCTGCTGGTCGCCTCGGACGCGCCGTTCGACCGGGCGTTCGAGCAGCAGCACGGCGCACACCTGACCGCCGCGTTCACCGCCGGCTCCGCGCAGGTCACCGCGACCGCACACACCGGCGGGGCGAGCGCGGCGGCCGGGCCGTTCCCGATCGCGGCAATCCACCCGGTCGACGACCACGGCCAGCCGTTGCCGCAGGTCACCGTCGTCGGCCGGGCCGATCCGGGCGGACCGGTCGACGAGCTCACCCTGCTCGACGGGCGGTGGGCGAGCCGGCCGGGCGAGCTCGTCCTGAACAGCGACGGCCGGTTCCGCGGCAACTCCCGGGCGATCGGCCGCGCGTGGACGGTGCCGGACCTGCCCGGCAGTCCGACTCTGACCATCGTCGGGGTGGCCCGGTCGATCAGCGAGACCGCCGGCGGCTGGGTCGTCCCCGGGCAGATCAGCGCCCCGGCCGGCTACCAGATGCTGTACCGGTTCCCCGGCGGTCAGGTCGACGCCGGCCTCGCGGCGATCACGGCGAGTGTCCCCGCCGGGACGCTGACCTCGGCCCGGTCGTGGCAGGACACCCGGCGGGCCGCGGCCGGCAACACCGCCCTGTTCGTGCCGTTCCTGATCGCGTTCGGGGTCCTCGGCCTGGTGATGGCGGTGCTGATCGTCGGCACCGTGGTCGCCGGGGCGGTCAGCGCCGGCACCCGCCGCATCGGCATCCTCAAGGCGCTCGGCTTCACCCCGCGGCAGGTCGTGCTGGCCTACCTGAGCCAGGCGCTGCTCCCGGCCACGGCCGGGGCGATCCTCGGGCTGGCCGCCGGCGCTCTGCTCGCCCGGAGCCTGCTGGCAAAGACCAACGACATCTACGGTACGACCGATGCCGGCGTCGCGCCGTGGGCGGCCGGCGGCGTGCTCGCCGTGATCCTCGGCCTGGTCGCGGTGACCGCCTGGGTGGCCGCGTCGCGGGCCGGCCGGCTGCGGACCGTCGACGCGCTCGCCGCCGGCCGCACCCCGTCGCCGGGGCGTGGCCGGTGGGCGGCCCGGCTGACCGGGCGGCTGCCGCTGCCCAGGCCGGTGACGCTGGGGCTGGCGCACCCGTTCGCCCGGCCGGTCCGCTCGGTGACGATCGTCGCGGCGATCGGGTTCGGGGCGGCCGCGGTCACGTTCGCGGCCGGGCTCGCCGCGTCGCTCACCGAGATCCAGGCCGCCGGCGACCACGGCGACGTGCAGGTGATCGGCGGCCCGCACCGGCCCGCGGGCGGCCTCGACGCGGCCGCGATCGCCGCGACGATCGCCGCGCAGCCCGGGACGGCCGGCTCCTGCGCGGTGGCGAGCACGCGGGTGGGTGTCACCGGGCTCGCCGACGAGTTGGAGACGCTGGCCGGCAGCGGGCAGCGGTGCTCGTACGGCTATCGCCTGGTCGCCGGGTCCTGGTACACCGGGCCGGGCCAGATCGTGGTCGCGACCCCGTTCCTGACCGCGACCGGCAAGCGGGTCGGCGACACGGTGACGCTGACCTTCGAGGGCCGGCCGGTGAGCGCCCGGATCGCCGGGGAGGTGTTCGACACCGAGAACGACGGCCTGCAGATCCTCACCGCCGCCGCCACCCTGGGATCGGTCGAACCGGATCAGTTCGACGTGCTCGTGACGGCGGGCACCGACGTCGACGCGTACGCGAAAGCCCTGAATGTGGCCCTGCAGCCGCTGAGCGTGCAGGCGATGCCGGTCGACCGCGGCACCGCGAGCCTGATCCTGACCATCAACGCCCTGGCCGGCCTGCTGACCGTGCTGCTGATCGTCGTCGCCGCCCTCGGCGTGCTCAACACCGTCGTCCTGGAGACCCGCGAACGCGTCCACGACCTGGGTGTGCACAAGGCGCTCGGGATGGCGCCGCGGCAGACGATCGCGATGGTCGTCGCGTCGGTCGTCGTCCTCGGCGTGGCCGGGGGCCTGGCCGGCACCCCGGCGGGCGTGCTGCTGCAACGCGCCATCGTGACCCGGATGGGCGACACCGCCGGTTTCCGGCTGCCGGCGTCGGTCCTGGACGTCTACCGGCCCGGGCAGCTGCTGCTGTTCGCCGCCGGCGGCCTGCTGATCGCGGTGGCCGGTGCGCTGCTGCCGGCCGGGTGGGCGGCCCGGACCAGCACCGCGGCCGCGCTGCGCACCGAATAG
- a CDS encoding ABC transporter ATP-binding protein, producing MIELSGVSRAYDDGPPALRDVSLTIAAGEAVAVLGPSGSGKSTLLNLVAGLDRPSGGTVTVDGVRVDELGEAGSARYRRTKIGLVFQFFHLLDDLTVADNVMLPAQLGGMPRGTARRRAAELLEVLGVGRHAGTYPGRLSGGERQRVAVARALMNRPALLLADEPTGALDSASGQDVRNLLNELRAGGQTIVMVTHDLGLARACATRTIRLVDGQVA from the coding sequence ATGATCGAGCTGAGTGGGGTGAGCCGGGCCTACGACGACGGGCCGCCGGCGCTGCGGGACGTGTCGCTGACCATCGCCGCCGGGGAGGCGGTCGCGGTCCTGGGCCCGTCCGGCAGCGGCAAGTCGACCCTGTTGAACCTGGTCGCCGGCCTGGACCGGCCGTCGGGCGGGACCGTGACGGTCGACGGGGTCCGCGTCGACGAACTGGGCGAGGCCGGGTCGGCGCGCTATCGCCGTACGAAAATCGGCCTGGTCTTTCAGTTTTTTCATCTGCTCGATGATCTGACCGTGGCCGACAACGTGATGCTGCCGGCGCAGCTGGGCGGGATGCCGCGCGGCACGGCCCGCCGTCGTGCCGCCGAACTGCTGGAGGTGCTCGGCGTCGGCCGGCACGCGGGCACGTATCCGGGCCGGTTGTCCGGCGGGGAGCGGCAGCGGGTCGCGGTGGCGCGGGCGCTGATGAACCGGCCGGCGCTGCTGCTGGCCGACGAGCCGACCGGCGCCCTGGACTCGGCGTCGGGGCAGGACGTGCGCAATCTGCTGAACGAGTTGCGGGCCGGCGGGCAGACGATCGTCATGGTCACCCATGATCTGGGGCTGGCGCGGGCCTGCGCGACCCGCACGATCCGCCTGGTCGACGGGCAGGTCGCCTGA
- a CDS encoding sensor histidine kinase, translating into MNGLLRRSGSLPPLSWRGQVFDVLLAVTLLGAAVLAGSGDAPQPQQTPRVAGPLFPPIEQHQSGWVLVLVVVPLCVRRRYPLAGLAAVLATAPFVAGNDAALRVSFYACVIAAYTAAVYSPYRIPALAGLGAGAVLYAGLQDGAPTVPPEVVPVLVLGALAVAADGLRRWRLRAGQRAVALRHAAEHERARIARELHDVVTHHVSMMIIQAGAARKVLDGAPEQAREALLAIEAGGRAAMTELRHVMGLLAPDDTGDLAPQPGLDRLDALVDRLSGSGVPVTLTRTGRPRPMPAGVELAAYRVVQEALTNTVKHAAGASAAVVVDYGPDQLRVRVTDTGGAPRGPAGAGRGLIGLRERLAVYGGTLHSGPRPAGGYRVDARIPVEAA; encoded by the coding sequence ATGAACGGGTTGCTGCGCCGGTCCGGGAGCCTGCCCCCGCTGTCGTGGCGCGGCCAGGTCTTCGACGTGCTCCTGGCCGTGACACTGCTCGGGGCCGCGGTGCTGGCCGGCAGCGGCGACGCGCCGCAGCCGCAGCAGACGCCGCGGGTCGCCGGGCCGCTGTTCCCGCCGATCGAGCAGCATCAGAGCGGCTGGGTGCTGGTGCTGGTCGTGGTGCCGCTGTGCGTGCGGCGCCGCTACCCCCTGGCCGGGCTGGCGGCGGTGCTGGCGACGGCGCCGTTCGTGGCCGGCAACGACGCGGCGCTGCGGGTGTCGTTCTACGCGTGCGTGATCGCCGCGTACACGGCGGCGGTCTACAGCCCGTACCGGATCCCCGCGCTGGCCGGTCTCGGCGCCGGCGCGGTGCTGTACGCCGGGCTGCAGGACGGGGCGCCGACCGTGCCGCCCGAGGTGGTGCCGGTGCTGGTGCTGGGCGCGCTCGCGGTCGCCGCCGACGGGCTGCGCCGCTGGCGGCTGCGGGCCGGGCAGCGGGCGGTCGCGCTGCGGCACGCCGCCGAGCACGAACGGGCCCGGATCGCCCGGGAACTGCACGACGTCGTCACCCACCACGTCAGCATGATGATCATCCAGGCGGGGGCGGCCCGCAAAGTCCTCGACGGCGCCCCGGAACAGGCCCGGGAGGCGCTGCTCGCGATCGAGGCCGGCGGCCGGGCCGCGATGACCGAGCTGCGGCACGTGATGGGCCTGCTCGCCCCGGACGACACCGGCGACCTGGCCCCGCAGCCCGGCCTCGACCGGCTCGACGCGCTCGTCGACCGGCTCAGCGGCAGCGGCGTCCCGGTCACCCTGACCCGCACCGGACGGCCCCGGCCGATGCCCGCCGGGGTCGAACTGGCCGCCTACCGGGTGGTGCAGGAAGCGTTGACGAACACGGTCAAGCACGCCGCCGGGGCGAGCGCGGCCGTGGTCGTCGACTACGGCCCGGACCAGCTGCGGGTCCGGGTGACCGACACCGGCGGGGCGCCGCGCGGCCCGGCCGGCGCCGGCCGCGGCCTGATCGGGCTGCGGGAACGCCTCGCCGTCTACGGCGGCACGCTGCACAGCGGGCCACGGCCGGCCGGCGGCTACCGGGTCGACGCCCGGATCCCGGTGGAGGCGGCGTGA
- a CDS encoding response regulator transcription factor: MTGNPRVVIADDQALVRAGFRMILTADGIDVVAEAADGDAAVRAVAATGPDVVLMDIRMPELDGLEATRRILTGAPGEPRVIMLTTFDLDHYVYAALTAGASGFLLKDVTPEHLVAAVRLVRAGDALLAPAITRRLVERFAHREPGGADRDLAVLTPREREVLRLLAHGLSNAELAARLHLSEATVKTHVARILAKLQLRDRVQAVVLAYRTGLVTPG; this comes from the coding sequence GTGACCGGGAACCCGCGGGTGGTGATCGCCGACGACCAGGCCCTGGTCCGGGCCGGATTCCGGATGATCCTGACCGCCGACGGCATCGACGTGGTCGCCGAGGCCGCCGACGGGGACGCGGCCGTGCGCGCGGTCGCCGCGACCGGCCCGGACGTGGTGCTGATGGACATCCGGATGCCCGAGCTCGACGGCCTCGAAGCGACCCGGCGGATCCTGACCGGCGCCCCCGGCGAACCCCGGGTGATCATGCTGACCACGTTCGACCTGGACCACTACGTGTACGCGGCGCTGACCGCCGGGGCCAGTGGCTTCCTGCTCAAGGACGTCACCCCGGAACACCTGGTGGCGGCGGTGCGCCTGGTCCGGGCCGGGGACGCGCTGCTGGCCCCGGCGATCACCCGGCGGCTGGTCGAACGGTTCGCGCACCGCGAGCCCGGCGGCGCGGACCGGGACCTGGCCGTGCTGACCCCGCGCGAACGGGAGGTCCTGCGGCTGCTCGCGCACGGCCTGAGCAACGCCGAGCTGGCCGCCCGGCTGCACCTGTCGGAGGCGACGGTGAAGACGCACGTGGCCCGGATCCTGGCGAAACTGCAGCTGCGCGACCGGGTCCAGGCGGTCGTGCTGGCCTACCGCACCGGGCTGGTCACCCCGGGCTAA
- a CDS encoding RNA polymerase sigma factor: MDDPFEAFYRQHIGPVTRFVARRVDDPHLAADLTADVFVAVIESAHTYRPDRGSRTAWLYGVAHHVVAAEHRRARRETTATRRVAGRRLLDPADVARIEERIDAEASARRVYRALSAIPDGTRRLLELVAVDGLPVADAAAALGMSPIAARVRLHRARHRLRELLTDDIPLGGTTHEYA, encoded by the coding sequence GTGGACGACCCGTTCGAGGCGTTCTACCGGCAGCACATCGGGCCGGTCACCCGCTTCGTCGCCCGCCGCGTCGACGACCCGCACCTGGCCGCGGACCTGACCGCGGACGTGTTCGTCGCCGTGATCGAGTCCGCGCACACCTACCGCCCCGACCGGGGCAGCCGCACCGCCTGGCTGTACGGGGTCGCCCACCACGTGGTCGCCGCCGAGCACCGCCGGGCCCGCCGGGAGACCACCGCGACCCGCCGGGTCGCCGGCCGGCGGCTGCTCGATCCGGCCGACGTGGCCCGCATCGAGGAACGCATCGACGCCGAGGCGTCCGCCCGGCGCGTCTACCGGGCCCTGTCCGCGATCCCGGACGGCACCCGCCGCCTGCTCGAGCTCGTCGCCGTCGACGGCCTGCCGGTCGCCGACGCCGCGGCCGCGCTCGGCATGTCCCCGATCGCCGCCCGGGTCCGCCTGCACCGGGCCCGCCACCGGCTGCGCGAGCTGCTCACCGACGACATCCCGCTGGGAGGCACCACCCATGAGTACGCCTGA